In Mugil cephalus isolate CIBA_MC_2020 chromosome 20, CIBA_Mcephalus_1.1, whole genome shotgun sequence, the following are encoded in one genomic region:
- the LOC124997808 gene encoding small ubiquitin-related modifier 2-like, which yields MADEKPKEAVKTENNEHINLKVAGQDGSVVQFKIKRHTPLIKLMKAYCERQGLSMRQIRFRFDGQPINETDTPAQLEMEDEDTIDVFQQQTGGLI from the exons GAAGCggtgaagacagaaaacaatgaaCACATAAACCTGAAGGTAGCAGGTCAGGATGGATCTGTAGTGCAGTTCAAGATCAAGAGACACACGCCGCTCATAAAGCTTATGAAGGCCTACTGCGAGAGACAG GGACTGTCGATGAGGCAAATCAGGTTCAGATTTGACGGACAGCCAATAAATGAGACAGACACACCGGCACAG TTGGAAATGGAAGACGAAGATACGATTGATGTGTTTCAACAACAGACAGGAGGCCTGATTTAA